The window TGCAGGTTTGGACCAGGCATCTGTGCTTGTAGTGGTAAACACTGGTTAGTGAGCTCAAAACAGAAAGGTTCAGATTAAAGGGAGACTTTATGCACCTCTAGCTTACAAAAAGTTCTTTTAATTCTGTCCGGATATTTATATAACAGTTGTTGAGTGtgaaaaaataacatttccctgacctgttttctttctctgccttttaaaTCATACAAATCCTATAAATATGCACAGTTTTCatgtgacaattaaaaaataaataaaatcttttaaaaatccacaggTTCTTTAAAGTCCCTTTTAATTGTTTCTGCATCACATCTCAAAGCTTTTGTTGTCCCCACAGTATCACTCTTGCCTCAGTGTTGTATGCTTGAGATTTATTTGTTTAACCTCATTTCCTATTTAGTACAAGAACCGATTCATTATCTCAGTCTTCACGAAGACCCTATAAAGCAGGAAGTATCCAGTTTTCTTTTCAGCAGatgaagctcagagaggctgtTGCTCGAGGTCTCAGAGGAAGCAAGTAGTAGAGTCAGGTTATGTTTAGAAACCAGTTTCCTGTAACTCCAGAATGCGCTCTTCAAGAGacagtactttattttattcgtCTTTCTATTTCTAGCAAACAAAGAGGTAATAAATGTGTTTGGTATTAAATTTGATTGCCATGGCCCAAACTCAATGTGAATAGCATTTAGGTTGGAATGGAGACTTCCTGTCTCTGTTTTTGCTGGAATTTCAATGGATTCAAAAGCTTTTCATGCAACCAGCTTCACACAGGCCTGGCTATTAGGGTGAGAACAGCGACAGTCTGAGCAGATCCAGCcaacttctcttcttctttctttctgtaattaCTCATACTGAGATTTTATCTACAGCATAAGACATTGTTCTTGTCTAAATAGGAAAGACTAACAAAGCAGAAACCTAAAAAGCAGTGTTAATAGATTTATCAGATTATTTCAGAGTACAAATCCTGTTCACAGGTAAGGAAAATTAGCTATATCTGGTGGAAATAGATGGAGGGTAAAATAAAGTGAGATGAAAAACAACCCCCAGAAATTAAGgcttcaaaaaatataatttaggtTGCTTCCCAAGTTGAGTGCATATATTAACTAATACACTAAATAGTAGGTGTGCTTTTTAACTTGCCATTGCTTGACCTGTATGAAAGAGAGAAACCTCACTGAGGACAGAATGACTAGTGGGGTGCTGTGGTTATTTCTATCACCTCTGCAATGTCTTCTTCCAGACTCAATTTATTTTCTGCAGGGGTGTGAGTGGGTTGTGATCATGAATTGTATGCTCTTGTTTGAATACAAATGATGGAGTATGCAGACTATTGATGAAAGTACAATAAGTAATTGTTACATCATTTCTACTTGGgttcaaactttaatgtgcatgTATTTCAGTCACTGCCTTTTTACAAACTATGGCTTGACTGATTCTAAAATGGCATTGTACCTGTAACAAACAACTGTAGCAAATTTTTCCTGGCTCTGAAATATACCAGTGTGTTTGTCGATGAACCAGATCAGGAGAGGGTATATAAACTGGAGATAAGTTTTGATTACTATAATATATTTGCTGACTATAAATTAGTTGCCTCATTTAacaggaagaaactgaggtcaaATTTAACACACAATTCAACTACAAGGCTAGATTTATTGCTGGTCTCTTTCCCTCcttggccttcttgctggcagcCACTCCTGAGGGGGAAATCACCCTGGGGAAGGTGTTCTCAGGTCCTCCTGGTCTTATGTCACCATTATTGCTTTGCTTCAGGCCTCCCGGCACCCGAGCATGAACAACTACACCTCCATGAAGGAGTTTGTCCTGTTGGGACTTCCTCACACTGAAGGGCTGGAGAACATGATCTTTGTCCTGTTTCTGGCCTTCTACCTCTTGGCcctgctggggaacctgctcatcttGGCCACCATTCTGGCTTCGTCCAGCCTGCACacccccatgtatttcttcctgggAAACCTGTCAGTGTTTGACATCTTCTTCCCTTCTGTGAATTCCCCCAAGATGATGGCCTCCCTGGCGGGGAGAAGCCACACCATCTCTTACCAGGGTTGTGCCTCCCAGGTCTTCTTCTACCACACCCTGGGTGGCACCGAGTGCTTCCTCTACacggtgatggcctatgaccgctttgtggccatttgtcaccccATGCGCTACACAGTCATCATGAGCCACAGGGTGTGCACCAGCCTGACAGTGTGCACGTGGCTGGGGGGCTGTGTGCATGGGAGCGTCCTGGCGTTCCTCATCTTTAGGTTGCCCTACTGTGGGCCCAATGAGGTGGACAGTTTTTTCTGTGACATTCCGGCGGTGCTGTCCCTGGCCTGTGCAGACACTTCTCTGGCTCAGATGGTGAGTTTCACCAACATAGGTGTGGTTGCCCTGGTGTGTTTTCTCCTCATCCTCACTTCTTACACCCGCATTGTTCTCTCTATATTGAAAATCCGTTCCTCTGAAGGCAGGCGCagagccttctccacctgcagtGCCCACCTGACCTCCATCCTCTTGGTCTATGGACCAGTGATTCTTGTCTATCTCAGACCTGCTTCCAGTCCCTGGCTGGATTCTGTTGTTCAAGTGCTGAATAATGTCATCACTCCTTCCCTCAATCCTTTGATTTATTCCTTGAGAAACAAGGATGTGAAAGTGGCCCTGAGGAAGATGGTAACTTGGATCTGAGAAGCAGAAACAGTGCCTCTCTGATTTTTGGGTTAGTTTTTCAGATCTATTCCTTTTGCACCAGGATTATTGTCAAGTAACAAACTGGGCAAGGTTACTGTCTCTCATTTCCGGGAAATTTCAACATTCATGTCATCAGGATTTAGCAGACCAAAGCACGGATTTATACCTTCAAAGAAGCTTCTTCCTGTTAGCTCagcattttctctttttgcaaTTTGCCAAAACAGCATCTTTCGTCTGCTCCACACTCTGTATTTCATGGAATTCTGCTTTGATTGTTTATTATTAAAGCAACAAGTGTCTAGAGGCCACAGCCTGCTTATTCCTCCATGTGTTTATTCCTTCCTCTTCAAATTGAtggctttttctcttcttcaacaGTATCACTTTGTCCAGTCTATAAATCTTGGTTTTAGAGTTGACAAGGTAGTGTAAGAAGACTACACAATTTGGCAAGTAAAAATTTATAGCGTCTACTGAGATAAATCAACCTTGTTGAGAACAAGAAAGAATTATGTTACTGTGATTCCTTTAGGATTGCAATCCTTCCAGGAGATGCCAAATTGAAGTAGCCTTGAAAACATGTTCCAAGGCGTTACAGAACATTgactatttttataacttttactGCAAGAGTGTTGGAAATCACATGAGTCATTTGTCAAGATTTGTGTTAGGCGTGTCAAGAGCACACTGCCTTTTAAGAGAGGCATTGCACCATCTCAGGAAGCATGAGAGGTATTTCACACACTGTCCTGATGGCAGGTGTATTTCATGCCTGGAGTTGCATTTTAGCTCAGTTCACCTGGTCAGCATTCACCAAAGTGGGTTTGTAGACAGCTCTGTTCCAAGGTTTAGCCATGAATGTGCCTGAGTCTTGGTTTAACAAACCCTCCTGACTCCATTTCAAGTCCCCCAAGTCAACATGTTTCACTTTTCTACCATAACGACACTCAGTTTATAATCTCTCTGGTTTTTACCAAGGTCATCAGAGAATTTTACTGTTGAATTTCATCCATTGTGTCTCAAGGGAGAAACTGGCCACTGATCTATCTGTGTAAAAACGGAAAAGAGATTTCTTAAATCCATTTGAAAAGACTTTTAGAACCCAAGATTTGTATCCTGGGTGAGCACTCTTTGTTTCCTAAAATCTAACAGGTCTCTAGTTAATTGAAGTTAAGTCATGACCATAGTTTCTAATATACTCATGTTGTCCTTTATGGGCAATCTTATTGTTCTTTTTTGAAAGTTCTTGAATCTCCTGCACCATCTATGGTATTGTAGTATATTCTAGTATAGTGCAACATATTAATCCAAATCTTGGcaacttaaaacaaaat of the Sciurus carolinensis chromosome 11, mSciCar1.2, whole genome shotgun sequence genome contains:
- the LOC124959681 gene encoding putative olfactory receptor 10D4, whose product is MNNYTSMKEFVLLGLPHTEGLENMIFVLFLAFYLLALLGNLLILATILASSSLHTPMYFFLGNLSVFDIFFPSVNSPKMMASLAGRSHTISYQGCASQVFFYHTLGGTECFLYTVMAYDRFVAICHPMRYTVIMSHRVCTSLTVCTWLGGCVHGSVLAFLIFRLPYCGPNEVDSFFCDIPAVLSLACADTSLAQMVSFTNIGVVALVCFLLILTSYTRIVLSILKIRSSEGRRRAFSTCSAHLTSILLVYGPVILVYLRPASSPWLDSVVQVLNNVITPSLNPLIYSLRNKDVKVALRKMVVYCTPRQYVTALLSLLVTHHESAEPSPLQCPPDFHPVLPWTVGPHLPLPCRQPLTGLCASGYEAFSIASV